Within the Gloeobacter kilaueensis JS1 genome, the region AAGCGCAGCGGCAGGCGCTCGAACTCGCCTACTACGAGGGATTGAGCCAGTCGGAGATCGCCCAACGGCTGGATACACCGATCGGCACCGTCAAATCCCGCAGTCGGCAGGGCCTGCTCAAACTGCGCAATCTCCTTTTTGATCTGCTGGGGTAGCGCGATGAATCAGCTACCGGACGAGCGGCAGGCACAGATGGCGGGCTATCTTCTGGACGATCTAGGCGAGGCGGAGCGCCGCGACTTCGAGCAGTGGCTGGGCGAACATCCGGAGGCCCAGGCCGAACTTGCCCGCCTCCAGCAGACTTTGAACCTGCTGCCCTACGGTCTCGAAGGTTCTGCTCCCCCCGCCTCCCTGCGCGATCGGATCGTCCGCTCCGCCACCGTTCAGCAAAAACGTCCGCGCCTTCTCAGTTGGGCACCGCTCGCTATTGCTGCAGCCCTGATCGCTATCCTGGGCTTCGATAGCTGGCAGTTGCGCGGGCAACTGGCCGCCAGCAACCAGCAGGTAGAGCGCTACCGCGATCTCGTTTCGATGCTCAGAGAAAACGACACCCGCCTGGTGGCCCTCAAGGGCATGTCCACCGCCCGAGATGCCACAGGCAACATCTTGATCACCCCCGGCACCCCGGAGGTGGTCGTCACCCTGCGCAACCTGCCCCCGCCTGCCAGGGGCGAAGTCTACAAGCTCTGGGCAGTGGTCGAGGGCCGCAAGGTCGCCTGCGGTGAATTTATGCCTGGCCCCGAGGGGTCCGTCTACGCAAAGCTGCCCCTCACCGCCCAACTGCTCTCCGCCCCCCTCGTGGTTACCCGCGAGGTGGCCGGTTCTGCCATCCAGACCGGACCGATGGTGATGACGAGCAGCATCTAGCTACTCCAGCGGGCCGCAGACCTGCTCGACCGCTGACAGCAACTCGCCTGTCGCAACCAGTTGCCGCACCCGCTCGATGTCGGCGCTCACGAGGCGATCCACCTCCAGGCGAGGAACGACCTTCCGCAGGGCAGCATGGGCGGCGCGGCTGCCGGTACCGGGGGGCAGATCCCGGCGAAAATCGAGCCCCTGGGCGGCGCACAGCAGTTCGATTGCCAGCACCCGCTCACAGTTGTCGCAGACAGTCACGGCCTTGCGGGCGGCGATCGTGCCCATACTCACGTGATCTTCTTGACCGGCGGAAGTCGGAATCGAATCGACACTGGCGGGATGGGCGAGGACTTTGTTTTCGGAGACGAGGGCCGCCGCCGTGTACTGGGCAACCATGTAGCCCGAATGCAGCCCGCCCGCCTCGGCCAGAAACATCGGCAGACCGTTGGAGTAGGTGCTGTTGACCAGCCGCTCGGTGCGCCGCTCGGAAATATTCGCCAATTCAGACAGCGCAATCGCCAGAAAATCCATCGCAAGGGCAACCGGCTGGCCGTGGAAGTGACCGCCGGTGAGTACCTGCTGTTCGTCTGCAAAAATCAGTGGATTGTCGGTGGCCGAGTTGAGTTCGATCGTGACCACCTCCCCGGCATAGGCTACCGCGTCGCGGCTCGCCCCGTGGACCTGGGGCGCACAGCGCAGGGAGTAGGCGTCCTGGATGCGGTCACAACCGGCGTGGGAGGCGATAAGTCGGCTGTCCTCGGTGAGCTTGAGCAGGTTGCGGGCACTGGCAAGCTGGCCGGGATGGGGGCGGAGGCGCTGGAAGTGGGGCAGGTAGGGCTGGCGCGATCCCAGGGTCGCTTCGAGAGTCATCGCACAGGCAATATCGGCAATGCGCAGCAGATGGGTAGACCGCTCCAGGCAGAGGGCAGCGATGGCACTCATCACCTGGGTGCCGTTGATGAGAGCCAGTCCCTCTTTGGCTTTCAGCCGAATCGGCGCAAGTCCCCGTCGCTCCAGGGCCACCCGGCCCGGCAGGATCTCCCCTTCGACCTCCGCCTCCCCTTCGCCCACCAGCACCAGGGCCAGGTGAGCGAGCGGTGCCAGATCGCCGCTTGCTCCCACCGATCCTTGAGAGGGGATGACCGGATGCACGCCCCGGTTGAGCATCGCTACCAGTAGCTGCAGCGTCTCGGGCCGCACCCCCGAATAGCCGCAGGCGAGGGCGTTGGCCCGCAGCAGTAGCATCGCCCGCACCACCTCGCGCTCCAAGGGCACCCCGACCCCGGCTGCGTGGCTGAGTAGCAGGTTGTACTGCAGCTGTTCGGTCGCCTCCTGGCCAATCGCCCGGTTTTTGAAGTAACCAAAGCCGGTGGTCACCCCATAAACGGTTTGACCAGAGCGGACCAGTTGCTCGACGTAGGCCCGGGAGCGCATCACCCTCTGGAACGCCCGCTCATCGATTTCGACCGGCTCGCGGCCACGGGCGACCCGCACCACGTCTGCGATCGTTAGCTGCACCCCATCGAGCTGTACCGGAACCATTCTCTTTCCTGCCGCAAAAACTGTACGCAGCGATACAGAGCACTATCGTAGCCGCTGGTCCCGGTCGGTGGGTTTAGCGGCGGCAGGAACTGGTTTATGAAGATTTCGTGTGCCAGGGGTGAGACTGTGGGTATCGGTCCGGCTTTGCGGTATGGTATTCCTGCTTGAGCAAAGGGCCGGTTTGGCATCTGGTAATCTTCGATCGGCCTGGCGGTTATTGTCCTGCGTGTGGGTGTGTTTTTTGCCTTGTTTTCTACCACTTGCATAAGGTATACCCACGATGAAGTTATCTGCGAAGCTTTTGCCCGCCTGCACCCTGGCGGCCATCGGTGTTTCCCAGCCTGTCCTGGCAGCCGGCAGCCAGATTGCCCTCAGCGGTAGTGTTCGTCCTTTTAGTGCCAGTGTGCGCGTCCTTGGTGACGCGGACAGCCGATCGACGGTCGAATTTCAAGTCGCGCTGAAGATGCGCGATCTGTCACAGTTGCGCTCCCGGATCGCCCTGGGGCAGAGGGTGACTCCAGAGGAACTGGAAGCCAACCATTTTCCGCTCCTCAAAGACCAGCGGGCGGTTGTCGAGTGGCTCACCGCTCAGGGGCTGAAAGTCGAGCGGACCTACCCCAACCGCCTGACCATCGAAGTGAGCGGCACCGTCGCCCAGGTACGCGCCGCCCTTGGAGTCGATTTCAAGCGGGTAGTCGTAGATAGTGAAGAATTTGTCGCTGCCCGCACCGCTCCTCTGTTACCGGCAGAATTTTCGGCCTCCATCCTGGGAATCAATGGCCTGCAGCCTTATCAAAAAGCCGTGCCCCTGCACACCAGGTTGCAGCCCCAAAGCCCGACCAAGCCCTTCGTACCCGCCTACTCGGTCAACGACATCCTCACCGCCTACAGCGGCACTGGCCTGGGCCTGAACGGCTCCGGCCAGACGATCGCCATCTTGATCGATGTCGCTCCCCAAAACAGCGATCTGACCACCTTCTGGACCAACAGCGGCATTCCCGGCTCGCTCACCAACATCACCGCCGTCCAGGGAGCCAACCCCCGCCGCAAGGACAAGCCGAGCGGCGA harbors:
- a CDS encoding anti-sigma factor domain-containing protein; protein product: MNQLPDERQAQMAGYLLDDLGEAERRDFEQWLGEHPEAQAELARLQQTLNLLPYGLEGSAPPASLRDRIVRSATVQQKRPRLLSWAPLAIAAALIAILGFDSWQLRGQLAASNQQVERYRDLVSMLRENDTRLVALKGMSTARDATGNILITPGTPEVVVTLRNLPPPARGEVYKLWAVVEGRKVACGEFMPGPEGSVYAKLPLTAQLLSAPLVVTREVAGSAIQTGPMVMTSSI
- the hutH gene encoding histidine ammonia-lyase, coding for MVPVQLDGVQLTIADVVRVARGREPVEIDERAFQRVMRSRAYVEQLVRSGQTVYGVTTGFGYFKNRAIGQEATEQLQYNLLLSHAAGVGVPLEREVVRAMLLLRANALACGYSGVRPETLQLLVAMLNRGVHPVIPSQGSVGASGDLAPLAHLALVLVGEGEAEVEGEILPGRVALERRGLAPIRLKAKEGLALINGTQVMSAIAALCLERSTHLLRIADIACAMTLEATLGSRQPYLPHFQRLRPHPGQLASARNLLKLTEDSRLIASHAGCDRIQDAYSLRCAPQVHGASRDAVAYAGEVVTIELNSATDNPLIFADEQQVLTGGHFHGQPVALAMDFLAIALSELANISERRTERLVNSTYSNGLPMFLAEAGGLHSGYMVAQYTAAALVSENKVLAHPASVDSIPTSAGQEDHVSMGTIAARKAVTVCDNCERVLAIELLCAAQGLDFRRDLPPGTGSRAAHAALRKVVPRLEVDRLVSADIERVRQLVATGELLSAVEQVCGPLE